The Methylocaldum marinum genome includes the window CCGACCTACTACAGCCATCGGCCTGTGCTGATTGATTTTTTATTGAATCGCTTCGATGACGTCGCGAATATCCTTCATGATCCAGGTCGGCGCATAGTCGAGATCGGCCAGGTGCGCCCGCGTGGAGATGCCCGACAGCACCAGAATGCTTCGAATGCCGGCACGCACCGCGCCGAGAATGTCGGTATCCAGGCGATCGCCCAGGGCCACGGTTTGTTCCGGCGGCACCTGGAGACGCTCCATCGCGAGTCGATACATGATCGGCTCGGGTTTGCCGATGATGGTGGGCTCCACGCCGGTGGCCGCCTGCAAGGCCGCCAGCACGGCGCCGTTGCCGTGGGTGAGCCCGTGCTCGGTCGGCAGCGAGGTATCCGGATTCGTGCCGATGAATTTGGCCCCGGCGCGCAGGTTCAGCGTGGCGGTGGCAAGCTTGTCCCAGGACAGCGTGCGATCCAGCCCGCAGACCACATAATCGGCATCCTTTTCATAGAGTTCCGCCAGGCGAAAGCCGTTTTCAAGAAGAGCCCGGCAGACGCCGTCCTCGCCGATGGGGAACACCTTGGCCCCGGGCGGGGCATGTTGCTTGAGATACAGCGCGGCGGCGAGACCGGATCCGATCACCTGCTCCCGGTCGACGCCGACGCCCATGCGGGCAAGCTTGGCGACATACTGTTCCGGCGTATTGCTGGCATTATTGGTTGCCAAAACAAACCGAATTCCGCGTGTGCGCAAGCTCTCGAAAAATTCCACCAATCCGGGCATCGGGCGATCACCCTCCCAGAGCACGCCATCCATATCGATAATCAAGGCGCGAATGTCGTTGAGTGTCATAAGATCGATTCTCGATTAAGGATTGCCGATCGAGGCGCGCCTAAATTACCCTGTGATGGACGGCTCGTCGAGACTTGGCCGCTTATCCGTAACTCCACACAACCCGAAGAGCAATCCCATGTCAGCAAGCACCAACCCAATCAGGACCTATATCCGGGCTGCCGATGCCGTCATTCGCGAACACGCCGAGGAAGTCGCGGCGCTCGACCAGGCGATCGGCGACGGCGATCATGTCGCCAACCTGCAGCGCGGCCTGGCCGCACTGGAGTCCTTGGCGGAGCAGCTCGAGCGGATGGACTGGTCCGCCGCCTTCCAGAAAATCGGCATGAGTCTCATGAGCAGCGTGG containing:
- a CDS encoding HAD-IIA family hydrolase, with translation MTLNDIRALIIDMDGVLWEGDRPMPGLVEFFESLRTRGIRFVLATNNASNTPEQYVAKLARMGVGVDREQVIGSGLAAALYLKQHAPPGAKVFPIGEDGVCRALLENGFRLAELYEKDADYVVCGLDRTLSWDKLATATLNLRAGAKFIGTNPDTSLPTEHGLTHGNGAVLAALQAATGVEPTIIGKPEPIMYRLAMERLQVPPEQTVALGDRLDTDILGAVRAGIRSILVLSGISTRAHLADLDYAPTWIMKDIRDVIEAIQ